The following coding sequences lie in one Isoptericola variabilis 225 genomic window:
- a CDS encoding GtrA family protein — protein MSRPAVPRLRAPWYRVAEIARFGSVGLLAYVVDIGVFNLLRFGPGELLGEKPLTAKVVSVAVATLVAWVGNRYWTFARQRTRRRGRELTLFVLVNLGGMAIAVGCLAVSHYVLGLTSPLADNVSANGVGLVLGTVFRYVMYRRFVFTGAART, from the coding sequence ATGTCGCGCCCCGCTGTCCCCCGGCTGCGCGCCCCCTGGTACCGGGTCGCGGAGATCGCGCGGTTCGGGTCGGTGGGGCTGCTCGCCTACGTCGTCGACATCGGCGTCTTCAACCTGCTGCGCTTCGGGCCCGGCGAGCTGCTCGGGGAGAAGCCGCTGACGGCCAAGGTGGTGTCGGTCGCGGTCGCGACGCTCGTGGCCTGGGTCGGCAACCGGTACTGGACGTTCGCGCGGCAGCGCACCCGGAGGCGCGGCCGGGAGCTGACCCTGTTCGTGCTCGTCAACCTCGGCGGCATGGCGATCGCGGTCGGGTGCCTCGCCGTCTCGCACTACGTGCTCGGGCTGACCTCGCCGCTCGCCGACAACGTCTCCGCCAACGGCGTCGGCCTCGTGCTCGGGACCGTGTTCCGCTACGTCATGTATCGGCGGTTCGTCTTCACCGGAGCCGCCCGCACCTGA
- a CDS encoding ROK family transcriptional regulator: MPRPTLAPPTTTSPTLGPTSRELARLVLVHGPISRAELGRRLDLSPASLTRLSKPFLERGLFVESAAEHGLTGRPTRPLDVRVDAARFAGVKVTGDAAFGVVTDLRSTPLASAERALPGHAPEEVVRLVAQLVRELVAVSDGASDAPLTGLGVSVGGNVEGGRVVTRAPFLGWRDVLLADLLEGETGLPTTVENDVTALTTAEQWFGPARDVSSFAVVTIGAGVGYGLVVADRVIVTPDTGLGLGGHVPLDPDGPRCPDGHPGCSTAMLAAPSIAASAGAALGREITYDEVLRLAAAGDPAATAVTEASGRALGRLLGHIANLALVDTIVLSGEGIGLWDVVGDVARERLDADRDPEATPVTLHVDDSGFVAWARGAAATAIQAAVHTLRLPGT; encoded by the coding sequence GTGCCCCGCCCGACCCTCGCCCCACCGACGACGACGTCCCCGACGCTCGGCCCGACGTCGCGCGAGCTCGCGCGCCTCGTCCTCGTCCACGGGCCGATCTCCCGGGCGGAGCTCGGCCGCCGTCTCGACCTCTCGCCGGCCAGCCTGACCCGGCTGAGCAAGCCGTTCCTCGAGCGCGGCCTCTTCGTCGAGTCGGCCGCCGAGCACGGGCTCACCGGTCGCCCGACCCGCCCGCTCGACGTGCGCGTCGACGCGGCACGTTTCGCCGGCGTCAAGGTCACGGGCGACGCGGCGTTCGGCGTCGTGACCGACCTGCGCTCGACGCCGCTCGCGAGCGCCGAGCGCGCCCTGCCCGGGCACGCGCCGGAGGAGGTCGTGCGACTCGTGGCCCAGCTCGTCCGCGAGCTGGTCGCGGTGTCCGACGGCGCGTCCGACGCGCCGCTCACGGGGCTCGGGGTGAGCGTGGGCGGCAACGTCGAGGGCGGGCGCGTCGTCACGCGCGCCCCGTTCCTCGGGTGGCGCGACGTCCTGCTCGCCGACCTGCTCGAGGGCGAGACCGGCCTGCCGACGACGGTCGAGAACGACGTCACCGCGCTGACGACGGCCGAGCAGTGGTTCGGCCCGGCGCGCGACGTCAGCTCGTTCGCCGTCGTGACGATCGGGGCGGGCGTCGGCTACGGGCTCGTGGTCGCCGACCGCGTCATCGTCACCCCCGACACCGGGCTCGGGCTCGGCGGGCACGTGCCGCTCGACCCCGACGGTCCGCGCTGCCCCGACGGCCACCCCGGGTGCTCGACGGCGATGCTCGCCGCGCCGAGCATCGCCGCCTCGGCCGGCGCCGCGCTCGGCCGCGAGATCACCTACGACGAGGTGCTGCGGCTCGCGGCCGCGGGCGACCCCGCCGCGACGGCGGTGACCGAGGCGTCCGGGCGGGCGCTCGGCCGCCTGCTCGGCCACATCGCCAACCTGGCGCTCGTCGACACGATCGTGCTCTCGGGCGAGGGCATCGGTCTGTGGGACGTCGTGGGCGACGTCGCACGCGAGCGCCTCGACGCCGACCGCGACCCCGAGGCGACGCCCGTGACCCTGCACGTCGACGACTCCGGCTTCGTCGCCTGGGCGCGCGGCGCCGCGGCGACCGCCATCCAGGCGGCCGTGCACACGCTGCGGCTGCCGGGGACGTGA
- a CDS encoding family 43 glycosylhydrolase, translating to MVEAPTILRRGDVYHALYSANFYGDDTYAVGHATAPALEGPWTKDPEPVLSTETTDGLYRGPGGQDVVTTPEGDVIVFHAWDGAYVKREMYTLPLRWDGDTPVITPPG from the coding sequence CTGGTCGAGGCCCCCACGATCCTGCGGCGCGGTGACGTCTACCACGCGCTCTACTCGGCGAACTTCTACGGCGACGACACCTACGCCGTCGGGCACGCGACGGCACCCGCGCTCGAGGGGCCGTGGACGAAGGACCCGGAGCCCGTGCTGTCGACGGAGACGACGGACGGGCTGTACCGGGGCCCGGGCGGTCAGGACGTGGTGACCACGCCCGAGGGTGACGTCATCGTCTTCCACGCGTGGGACGGCGCGTACGTCAAGCGCGAGATGTACACCCTGCCGCTCCGCTGGGACGGCGACACCCCGGTGATCACGCCGCCCGGGTGA
- a CDS encoding 5-(carboxyamino)imidazole ribonucleotide synthase, producing the protein MVAVVGGGQLARMMAPAAAELGVRLRVLVEDPTTSAAQVVTDAPVGAASDEAAIRDLIAPSDGRAPASVLTFEHEHVPNTLLTDLVEHGTPVRPGPHALVQAQDKIVMRERLTALGVPCPRWAALPADPAEGRTALEAFLAEAPGGEAVVKTSRGGYDGKGVRVVSAPEQVADWFDAVAAGGPRLLVEEKVPFTRELAALVARRPSGEVRTWPVVESIQRDGVCSEVIAPAPDLAPKLDARAREIAVAVAEGLDVTGVLAVELFEVAGPDGEPRVLVNELAMRPHNSGHWTIDGAVTSQFEQHLRAVLDLPLGDTAPRAPWTVMANVLGSTLDELTDALPELLARFPEARVNLYGKGVRPGRKLGHVNVSGTDLAEVRRRAVAAAALLRGESIEES; encoded by the coding sequence GTGGTCGCCGTCGTCGGCGGCGGCCAGCTCGCCCGCATGATGGCGCCGGCGGCCGCCGAGCTCGGCGTGCGGCTGCGCGTGCTCGTCGAGGACCCGACGACGTCGGCCGCGCAGGTCGTCACCGACGCGCCGGTCGGCGCGGCGTCGGACGAGGCGGCGATCCGCGACCTCATCGCGCCCTCCGACGGGCGCGCGCCGGCGTCCGTGCTCACGTTCGAGCACGAGCACGTCCCCAACACCCTGCTCACGGACCTCGTCGAGCACGGGACGCCCGTGCGTCCCGGCCCGCACGCGCTCGTGCAGGCGCAGGACAAGATCGTCATGCGCGAGCGCCTCACCGCGCTCGGCGTGCCGTGCCCGCGGTGGGCCGCGCTGCCGGCCGACCCTGCCGAGGGGCGCACGGCGCTCGAGGCGTTCCTCGCCGAGGCACCGGGCGGCGAGGCCGTCGTCAAGACGTCGCGCGGCGGGTACGACGGCAAGGGCGTCCGGGTCGTGTCCGCGCCCGAGCAGGTCGCCGACTGGTTCGACGCCGTCGCGGCCGGCGGCCCGCGACTGCTCGTCGAGGAGAAGGTGCCGTTCACGCGCGAGCTCGCCGCGCTCGTCGCGCGCCGCCCGTCGGGCGAGGTGCGCACGTGGCCCGTCGTCGAGTCGATCCAGCGCGACGGCGTGTGCTCCGAGGTGATCGCGCCCGCGCCGGACCTCGCGCCGAAGCTGGACGCCCGCGCGCGCGAGATCGCCGTGGCCGTCGCCGAGGGCCTCGACGTCACGGGCGTGCTCGCGGTCGAGCTGTTCGAGGTCGCCGGGCCCGACGGCGAGCCGCGGGTCCTCGTCAACGAGCTCGCGATGCGCCCGCACAACTCCGGGCACTGGACCATCGACGGTGCCGTCACGAGCCAGTTCGAGCAGCACCTGCGCGCGGTCCTCGACCTGCCGCTCGGTGACACCGCGCCGCGCGCGCCCTGGACCGTCATGGCCAACGTGCTCGGCTCGACGCTCGACGAGCTCACCGACGCGCTGCCCGAGCTCCTCGCGCGCTTCCCCGAGGCGCGCGTCAACCTGTACGGCAAGGGCGTCCGCCCCGGCCGCAAGCTGGGCCACGTCAACGTCAGCGGCACGGACCTCGCCGAGGTCCGCCGTCGGGCCGTGGCGGCCGCCGCGCTGCTGCGCGGCGAGAGCATCGAGGAGAGCTGA
- a CDS encoding ABC transporter substrate-binding protein, with translation MQVLPPRRRRRAAAAAAAVTLTVTLGAALAACSPADADGVVELDFFQFKGEAVGAFDEIIAEFEAQNPGIRVVQNAAPDADTAIRTLLVKDKTPDVITLNGARPYGQLAEAGVFHDFSGDPLLERINPAVQEVLADLGTYEDEVSSLGYVSNADGIIYNREIFAEHGLEPPTTWDELIEVCETLEAAGVTPFYGTLADAWTTLPAFNGIGAYAAQDGFFEQMREQGTDVGPASPVSFEKDYAETMERLAQLYSYAQDGYRGRTYDDGNAAFAAGESAMLLQGVWALAPIKENNPDIDAGVFPYPTDDPDERLLVSGVDVTIAIGRDTPHREEARRFVEFLFSQPVIDRFAASQNMFPSVVDSAGTDDPTLLELQPWFDEGRITGFIDHQVPASIPLDATLQQAMFDGDHARALRTLDNEWRKVAARTGE, from the coding sequence ATGCAGGTGCTCCCACCCCGACGACGACGGCGGGCGGCCGCGGCGGCCGCGGCCGTCACGCTCACGGTCACGCTCGGAGCCGCCCTCGCGGCGTGCTCGCCCGCCGACGCCGACGGCGTCGTCGAGCTCGACTTCTTCCAGTTCAAGGGCGAGGCGGTCGGCGCGTTCGACGAGATCATCGCCGAGTTCGAGGCGCAGAACCCCGGCATCCGCGTGGTCCAGAACGCGGCGCCCGACGCCGACACCGCGATCCGCACGCTGCTCGTCAAGGACAAGACGCCCGACGTCATCACGCTCAACGGCGCGCGGCCGTACGGCCAGCTCGCCGAGGCCGGGGTCTTCCACGACTTCAGCGGCGACCCGCTGCTCGAGCGGATCAACCCCGCCGTCCAGGAGGTGCTCGCCGACCTGGGGACGTACGAGGACGAGGTCAGCTCGCTCGGCTATGTGAGCAACGCGGACGGGATCATCTACAACCGCGAGATCTTCGCCGAGCACGGCCTCGAGCCGCCCACCACGTGGGACGAGCTCATCGAGGTCTGCGAGACGCTCGAGGCCGCCGGTGTCACGCCGTTCTACGGCACGCTCGCCGACGCCTGGACCACGCTGCCGGCGTTCAACGGCATCGGCGCCTATGCCGCCCAGGACGGGTTCTTCGAGCAGATGCGGGAGCAGGGCACCGACGTCGGGCCCGCCTCGCCCGTGTCGTTCGAGAAGGACTACGCGGAGACGATGGAGCGGCTCGCGCAGCTGTACTCGTACGCGCAGGACGGCTACCGCGGGCGGACGTACGACGACGGCAACGCGGCGTTCGCGGCGGGCGAGTCGGCCATGCTCCTGCAGGGCGTGTGGGCGCTCGCGCCGATCAAGGAGAACAACCCGGACATCGACGCCGGCGTCTTCCCCTACCCGACGGACGACCCTGACGAGCGTCTGCTCGTCTCGGGCGTCGACGTCACGATCGCGATCGGCCGCGACACGCCGCACCGGGAGGAGGCGCGGCGGTTCGTCGAGTTCCTCTTCTCGCAGCCGGTGATCGACCGGTTCGCGGCGTCGCAGAACATGTTCCCCTCCGTCGTCGACTCCGCCGGGACCGACGACCCGACCCTCCTCGAGCTCCAGCCCTGGTTCGACGAGGGGCGCATCACGGGCTTCATCGACCACCAGGTGCCGGCGAGCATCCCGCTCGACGCGACGCTGCAGCAGGCGATGTTCGACGGCGACCACGCCCGCGCGCTGCGGACCCTCGACAACGAGTGGCGCAAGGTCGCCGCCCGGACCGGAGAGTGA
- a CDS encoding carbohydrate ABC transporter permease, which translates to MHTDTRRINWWATAFVAVCALTVLVPIYLAVVVALKTPDQLSGTGFELPTQVRWENFAEAWERASFPTALTNTVLITVGALVLTLLTNSMVSWAIARNLHRRFFKAVYFYLLAALFVPFPILMLPLVKETAILGLDNQVGLIVLYTVFGLSLNVFVYTAYIRSIPVELEEAARVDGASTWRVFWQVIFPLLAPMNATVGILTCVWAWNDFILPLVVLSDPAARTIPLAQYIFQGQFNTDYTVAFASYLMAMAPLLLVYVFAQRWVISGVVRGSVK; encoded by the coding sequence ATGCACACCGACACCCGCAGGATCAACTGGTGGGCCACCGCGTTCGTCGCGGTGTGCGCCCTGACCGTGCTCGTCCCCATCTACCTGGCAGTCGTCGTCGCGCTCAAGACGCCCGACCAGCTCTCCGGCACAGGCTTCGAGCTGCCCACCCAGGTGCGCTGGGAGAACTTCGCCGAGGCGTGGGAGCGCGCGAGCTTCCCGACGGCGCTGACCAACACCGTGCTCATCACGGTCGGCGCGCTCGTGCTCACGCTGCTCACCAACTCGATGGTCTCCTGGGCGATCGCGCGCAACCTGCACCGCCGCTTCTTCAAGGCCGTGTACTTCTACCTGCTCGCGGCGCTGTTCGTGCCGTTCCCCATCCTCATGCTGCCGCTGGTCAAGGAGACGGCCATCCTCGGCCTCGACAACCAGGTCGGCCTGATCGTGCTGTACACGGTGTTCGGGCTGAGCCTCAACGTCTTCGTCTACACCGCGTACATCCGCTCGATACCCGTCGAGCTCGAGGAAGCGGCGCGCGTCGACGGCGCCAGCACGTGGCGCGTCTTCTGGCAGGTCATCTTCCCGCTGCTCGCGCCGATGAACGCCACCGTCGGGATCCTGACGTGCGTGTGGGCCTGGAATGACTTCATCCTGCCCTTGGTGGTGCTCTCGGACCCCGCCGCCCGGACGATCCCGCTCGCGCAGTACATCTTCCAGGGACAGTTCAACACCGACTACACCGTCGCGTTCGCCTCCTACCTCATGGCGATGGCGCCGCTGCTCCTGGTGTACGTCTTCGCGCAGCGCTGGGTCATCTCGGGTGTCGTGCGCGGGTCCGTCAAGTAG
- a CDS encoding carbohydrate ABC transporter permease has translation MTTTTHAPVPPVPAPRAATSTDASRRAARNRLRRPFYWMVLPAVALFALFHTLPVLVGVFFSFTDYAGYGAWEFVGARNYVNLFRDDRVLGAYGFSFGFALVATVLTNVISLAIALALNSRIVARNTFRGIFFMPYVLAILVVGYVFQYLFANSLPKLLPNVPVIGENILSSPDWAWVAIVILAVWQASAFAIIIYLAGLQTIPPEIYEAASLDGASPWRQFTRITFPLISAFFTINMVLSLKNFLQVFDHVVALTNGGPGTSTESITLLIYRGGFTGGEFAYQTANAVVFVIVITVVSLLQLRFLQRREADF, from the coding sequence ATGACCACCACGACCCACGCCCCCGTGCCGCCGGTGCCGGCGCCGCGCGCCGCGACCTCGACCGACGCCTCGCGCCGTGCCGCCCGCAACCGCCTGCGCCGGCCGTTCTACTGGATGGTGCTGCCGGCGGTCGCGCTCTTCGCCCTGTTCCACACGCTGCCCGTGCTCGTCGGCGTCTTCTTCAGCTTCACGGACTACGCCGGGTACGGCGCCTGGGAGTTCGTCGGGGCGCGGAACTACGTCAACCTGTTCCGCGACGACCGCGTGCTCGGCGCATACGGGTTCAGCTTCGGGTTCGCGCTCGTCGCGACCGTGCTGACGAACGTCATCTCGCTCGCGATCGCGCTCGCGCTGAACTCGCGCATCGTGGCGCGCAACACGTTCCGCGGCATCTTCTTCATGCCGTACGTGCTCGCGATCCTCGTGGTCGGGTACGTCTTCCAGTACCTGTTCGCGAACTCGCTGCCGAAGCTGCTGCCGAACGTTCCCGTCATCGGCGAGAACATCCTGTCGAGCCCCGACTGGGCGTGGGTCGCGATCGTGATCCTCGCCGTCTGGCAGGCCAGCGCGTTCGCGATCATCATCTACCTCGCCGGCCTGCAGACCATCCCGCCCGAGATCTACGAGGCCGCGTCGCTCGACGGCGCCTCGCCGTGGCGGCAGTTCACGCGCATCACCTTCCCGCTCATCAGCGCCTTCTTCACGATCAACATGGTGCTGAGCCTCAAGAACTTCCTGCAGGTCTTCGACCACGTCGTCGCCCTCACCAACGGCGGTCCGGGCACGTCGACCGAGTCGATCACGCTGCTCATCTACCGCGGCGGCTTCACCGGCGGCGAGTTCGCCTACCAGACCGCGAACGCGGTGGTCTTCGTCATCGTGATCACCGTGGTCTCGCTGCTGCAGCTCCGCTTCCTCCAGCGTCGAGAGGCCGACTTCTGA
- a CDS encoding alpha-amylase family glycosyl hydrolase yields MPLTPDKDWWRHAVVYQVYPRSFADSDGDGIGDLKGVTSRVDHLRRLGVDAVWLSPFYPSALADGGYDVDDYRDVDPRLGTLDDFDEMLATLHDADIRVIVDIVPNHTSDRHEWFRQALAAGPGSPERDRYVFRDGLGPNKELPPSDWQSTFGGSAWEPVGDGQWYLHLFAVEQPDLNWDNREVRDDFLRTLRFWSDRGVDGFRVDVAHHLAKDLSTDPLPSAADLPILDEVDDGTHPLGDREELMDIYAEWRGVLDSYDPPRAAVAEAWVAPSRRHRYALPSALGQAFNFDLLRANFDAREFREIIDRNVAATLETGSSNTWVLSNHDVVRHPTRYGLPDDGSGRGDVGRRWLLSGGTEPELDAVRGLRRAHAVTMLVLALPGSAYVYQGEELGLPEVAEIPDAERQDPTFFRSPGHDVGRDGCRVPLPWVADAPSFGFGPSPRSHLPQPEWWGEHAVDRQDGVPGSTLELYRAALRLRRELRGPEELTWLDDAAVAAAAPGGTVLAFERPGGWVNVTNFGAEKVPLPDGEVLLASGELGDGVIPAETTVWLRR; encoded by the coding sequence ATGCCGCTCACGCCCGACAAGGACTGGTGGCGCCACGCCGTCGTCTACCAGGTCTACCCCCGCAGCTTCGCCGACAGCGACGGCGACGGGATCGGCGACCTGAAGGGCGTCACGTCGCGCGTCGACCACCTGCGCCGGCTCGGGGTGGATGCCGTCTGGCTCAGCCCGTTCTACCCGTCGGCGCTCGCCGACGGCGGGTACGACGTCGACGACTACCGCGACGTCGACCCGCGCCTGGGCACGCTCGACGACTTCGACGAGATGCTCGCGACGCTGCACGACGCCGACATCCGCGTCATCGTCGACATCGTGCCGAACCACACGTCCGACCGGCACGAGTGGTTCCGGCAGGCGCTCGCGGCCGGGCCGGGGTCGCCCGAGCGGGACCGGTACGTCTTCCGCGACGGGCTGGGGCCGAACAAGGAGCTGCCGCCGAGCGACTGGCAGTCCACGTTCGGCGGCTCGGCGTGGGAGCCGGTCGGCGACGGCCAGTGGTACCTGCACCTGTTCGCGGTCGAGCAGCCCGACCTCAACTGGGACAACCGCGAGGTGCGCGACGACTTCCTGCGCACGCTGCGGTTCTGGTCGGACCGCGGCGTCGACGGGTTCCGGGTCGACGTCGCGCACCACCTGGCCAAGGACCTGTCGACGGACCCGCTGCCGTCCGCGGCGGACCTGCCGATCCTCGACGAGGTCGACGACGGCACCCACCCGCTCGGGGACCGCGAGGAGCTCATGGACATCTACGCCGAGTGGCGCGGCGTCCTCGACTCTTACGACCCGCCGCGTGCCGCGGTCGCCGAGGCGTGGGTCGCGCCGTCGCGGCGGCACCGCTACGCCCTGCCGTCGGCGCTGGGGCAGGCGTTCAACTTCGACCTCCTGCGGGCCAACTTCGACGCGCGCGAGTTCCGCGAGATCATCGACCGGAACGTCGCGGCCACGCTCGAGACCGGCTCGTCGAACACCTGGGTGCTGTCGAACCACGACGTCGTGCGGCACCCGACCCGCTACGGCCTGCCCGACGACGGCAGCGGGCGCGGCGACGTCGGGCGCCGGTGGCTGCTCAGCGGGGGCACCGAGCCCGAGCTCGACGCCGTGCGCGGCCTGCGCCGGGCGCACGCCGTCACGATGCTCGTGCTCGCGCTGCCCGGCTCGGCCTACGTCTACCAGGGCGAGGAGCTCGGCCTGCCCGAGGTCGCGGAGATCCCCGACGCCGAGCGCCAGGACCCGACCTTCTTCCGCAGCCCGGGTCACGACGTCGGGCGCGACGGCTGCCGGGTGCCGCTGCCGTGGGTCGCCGACGCGCCGTCGTTCGGCTTCGGCCCGTCGCCGAGGTCGCACCTGCCGCAGCCGGAGTGGTGGGGCGAGCATGCCGTCGACCGGCAGGACGGCGTGCCGGGCTCGACGCTCGAGCTCTACCGCGCCGCCCTGCGCCTGCGGCGGGAGCTGCGCGGCCCCGAGGAGCTCACGTGGCTCGACGACGCGGCGGTCGCGGCCGCCGCGCCCGGCGGCACGGTGCTCGCGTTCGAGCGGCCCGGGGGATGGGTCAACGTCACCAACTTCGGCGCCGAGAAGGTCCCGCTGCCCGACGGCGAGGTGCTGCTCGCCAGCGGCGAGCTCGGCGACGGGGTCATCCCGGCCGAGACCACGGTCTGGCTCCGGCGCTGA
- the purE gene encoding 5-(carboxyamino)imidazole ribonucleotide mutase: protein MSERTPVVGIVMGSDSDWPVMEGAADALAELDVPVEVDVVSAHRMPTEMISYGQTASERGLRVIIAGAGGAAHLPGMFAAVTPLPVIGVPVPLRHLDGMDSLLSIVQMPAGVPVATVSIGGARNAGLLAARILGAGTDAESLALRERMAAFQAELGDAARAKGERLRAARAGASRTGFSA, encoded by the coding sequence ATGAGCGAGCGCACCCCCGTCGTCGGGATCGTCATGGGGTCGGACTCCGACTGGCCCGTTATGGAGGGCGCGGCCGACGCGCTCGCCGAGCTCGACGTGCCCGTCGAGGTCGACGTCGTCTCGGCGCACCGCATGCCGACCGAGATGATCTCCTACGGCCAGACGGCGTCCGAGCGCGGGCTGCGCGTCATCATCGCCGGCGCCGGCGGGGCCGCCCACCTGCCCGGCATGTTCGCGGCCGTCACGCCGCTGCCCGTCATCGGCGTCCCCGTGCCGCTGCGGCACCTCGACGGCATGGACTCGCTGCTGTCGATCGTGCAGATGCCCGCGGGCGTGCCCGTCGCGACGGTGTCCATCGGCGGCGCGCGCAACGCCGGCCTGCTCGCGGCGCGGATCCTCGGCGCCGGGACCGACGCCGAGTCGCTGGCCCTGCGCGAGCGCATGGCCGCGTTCCAGGCCGAGCTCGGCGACGCCGCGCGGGCCAAGGGCGAGCGGCTGCGCGCGGCGCGTGCCGGTGCGAGCAGGACGGGCTTCTCGGCCTGA
- a CDS encoding alpha-galactosidase has protein sequence MQHSGVLHLRNGGTSVVLDARDVPLPAIVWWGADLGDLADAELEDLAMAARPQRVSGGIDTPTALALLPQEATGWFGTPGLAGHRPGGRGFSALLCTRDLDVAEHAGQLTGVVVRAADDAAGLAADLEVEVTPAGLVRQRVTLTNLGDEPFELHALAPVFPLPAGADELLDTTGRHLRERSPQRHAFTVGTHVRESRRGRPGADASLLLVAGRAGFGFERGLVHGVHVAWSGNHRLLAERTPTAEAYLSAGELLAPGEVTLAPGASYRTPWAIGSWGDGLDALARRFHDELRARPHHPHRPRPVTLNTWEAVYFDQSLERLTALAERAAAVGVERFVLDDGWFRGRRDDTAGLGDWYVDETVWPDGLGPLIDVVRGHGMEFGLWVEPEMVNPDSDLARAHPDWILRGRADLPVPARQQQVLDLSRPDVRAYLLERLDALLTEHDIAYLKWDHNRDLLEAGSAEDGRARVHENVKALYALLAELKRRHPGLEIESCASGGARVDLGILEHTDRVWTSDTLDPVERLQIQRYTGLLVPPELMGAHLTTPHVHSTGRTVALDLSAGVALPGHFGIEWDLTTLDDAGLADVAQWVALHRRYRDLLHTGVVVNADTPPDRDVRGVVARERDRAVITYTQVTTSVTYPPGRFTVPGLDPERRYAVRVVAGSVADGPGQSPLPWTQRPVTLTGRQLGLVGLQAPVLHPGRLVVLELTAQS, from the coding sequence ATGCAGCACTCTGGCGTGCTCCACCTGCGCAACGGTGGCACCAGCGTCGTCCTCGACGCGCGCGACGTCCCGCTCCCGGCGATCGTCTGGTGGGGAGCCGACCTCGGCGACCTCGCCGACGCCGAGCTCGAGGACCTGGCCATGGCCGCCCGGCCGCAGCGTGTGTCCGGCGGCATCGACACCCCGACGGCGCTCGCGCTCCTGCCGCAGGAGGCGACCGGCTGGTTCGGCACCCCGGGCCTCGCCGGCCACCGCCCCGGCGGGCGCGGCTTCTCCGCCCTCCTGTGCACGCGCGACCTTGACGTCGCCGAGCACGCCGGGCAGCTCACCGGCGTCGTCGTGCGCGCCGCCGACGACGCGGCCGGTCTGGCCGCGGACCTCGAGGTCGAGGTCACCCCGGCCGGGCTCGTGCGCCAGCGCGTGACGCTGACCAACCTCGGCGACGAGCCGTTCGAGCTGCACGCGCTCGCGCCCGTGTTCCCCCTGCCCGCGGGCGCCGACGAGCTGCTCGACACCACGGGCCGGCACCTGCGCGAGCGCTCGCCGCAGCGGCACGCGTTCACCGTCGGCACGCACGTGCGCGAGAGCCGCCGCGGCCGCCCCGGCGCCGACGCGAGCCTGCTGCTCGTCGCCGGTCGTGCCGGGTTCGGCTTCGAGCGCGGCCTCGTCCACGGCGTGCACGTCGCGTGGAGCGGCAACCACCGCCTGCTCGCCGAGCGCACGCCCACGGCCGAGGCGTACCTGTCCGCCGGCGAGCTGCTCGCCCCCGGCGAGGTCACGCTCGCGCCCGGCGCGTCGTACCGGACGCCGTGGGCGATCGGCTCGTGGGGCGACGGGCTCGACGCGCTCGCGCGCCGCTTCCACGACGAGCTGCGCGCCCGCCCGCACCACCCGCACCGACCCCGCCCGGTCACGCTCAACACGTGGGAGGCCGTCTACTTCGACCAGAGCCTCGAGCGCCTCACCGCGCTCGCGGAGCGGGCCGCCGCCGTCGGGGTCGAGCGCTTCGTGCTCGACGACGGGTGGTTCCGCGGGCGCCGCGACGACACCGCGGGCCTGGGGGACTGGTACGTCGACGAGACCGTCTGGCCCGACGGCCTCGGCCCGTTGATCGACGTCGTACGCGGCCACGGCATGGAGTTCGGCCTGTGGGTCGAGCCCGAGATGGTCAACCCCGACTCCGACCTCGCCCGGGCTCACCCGGACTGGATCCTGCGCGGCCGCGCCGACCTGCCCGTGCCGGCGCGCCAGCAGCAGGTGCTCGACCTCTCGCGGCCCGACGTCCGGGCCTACCTGCTCGAGCGGCTCGACGCGCTGCTCACCGAGCACGACATCGCCTACCTCAAGTGGGACCACAACCGCGACCTGCTCGAGGCCGGGTCGGCCGAGGACGGCCGCGCCCGCGTGCACGAGAACGTCAAGGCGCTCTACGCGCTGCTCGCCGAGCTCAAGCGACGCCACCCGGGCCTGGAGATCGAGTCGTGCGCGTCGGGCGGCGCGCGCGTCGACCTCGGCATCCTCGAGCACACCGACCGCGTGTGGACCTCGGACACGCTCGACCCGGTCGAGCGCCTGCAGATCCAGCGGTACACCGGGCTGCTGGTGCCGCCCGAGCTCATGGGCGCGCACCTGACCACGCCGCACGTCCACTCGACGGGCCGCACGGTCGCGCTCGACCTGTCCGCCGGCGTCGCGCTGCCCGGCCACTTCGGCATCGAGTGGGACCTGACGACCCTCGACGACGCGGGCCTGGCCGACGTCGCGCAGTGGGTCGCGCTGCACAGGCGCTACCGCGACCTCCTGCACACCGGCGTCGTCGTCAACGCCGACACCCCGCCCGACCGGGACGTGCGCGGCGTCGTCGCGCGCGAGCGGGACCGGGCCGTGATCACGTACACCCAGGTGACGACGTCGGTCACGTACCCGCCCGGCCGCTTCACCGTGCCCGGTCTGGACCCCGAGCGCCGGTACGCGGTGCGGGTCGTGGCCGGCAGCGTCGCCGACGGGCCGGGACAGTCGCCGCTGCCCTGGACACAGCGCCCGGTCACGCTCACGGGCCGCCAGCTCGGCCTCGTCGGGCTCCAGGCGCCCGTGCTGCATCCCGGTCGGCTCGTCGTCCTCGAGCTGACCGCACAGTCCTAG